The following are from one region of the Brienomyrus brachyistius isolate T26 chromosome 13, BBRACH_0.4, whole genome shotgun sequence genome:
- the LOC125706692 gene encoding tyrosine-protein phosphatase non-receptor type 5-like isoform X1: protein MTQSTAMRPHFSGDTQEERERGQEASLNPLQEACSWERWWTRRWRAAFRAGFFLWLCVLSQITGVWILYMMNGYNAFPAAHKVLDLVQYLLSALGAYSSAEEEMPHSLWMDLWRIESICPLLATLFLGIAILAIGIHYCLKALFPGSLPTVPNSRRQSMSRQPSFTYSEWTDTKPEDLFDLDPVPETPIFESFMDIKAETDPGTLTVKPVGLQERRGSNVSLTLDMCTPGCTEPYGALLSPGEQSAREYLQKASNVLTATQLHSRALDDAALQAEFFETPMNFVDPKEYSYPGIVRKNRYKTILPNKHSRVCLKTIEEDDFLNTYINANYLKGYGGEERTYIATQGPTVNTVSDFWKMVWQEHSPIIVMITNVEEKNEKCTEYWPEDSVTYEGIEITVTQVIQANDYRLRIFSLKCNDEVRSLRHYWYTSWPDQKTPDKAPPLLELVEKVEKARQQAPPDSGPVIVHCSAGIGRTGCFIATTILCKQLMNEGMVDILKTTCQLRLDRGGMIQTPEQYQFVHHVLSLYERQLFCSAEE from the exons ATGACTCAGTCCACCGCCATGAGGCCACACTTctcaggggacacccaggaggagagggagagaggccaGGAGGCATCCCTGAATCCTCTGCAGGAAGCCTGCAGCTGGGAGCGATGGTGGACGAGGAGATGGAGGGCGGCCTTCAGAGCTGGCTTCTTCCTTTGGCTCTGTGTCTTATCCCAGATCACT GGAGTCTGGATCCTGTATATGATGAACGGATACAATGCTTTCCCAGCTGCGCACAAAGTCCTGGACCTCGTGCAGTACCTGCTATCAGCACTGGGGGCGTACAGCTCAGCGGAAGAGGAG ATGCCTCATTCCCTGTGGATGGACCTCTGGAGGATAGAGAGCatatgccccctactggctacaCTCTTCCTTGGCATTGCCATCCTGGCCATTGGG ATCCACTACTGTCTGAAAGCCCTGTTCCCTGGCAGCCTCCCCACTGTCCCCAACAGCCGGCGTCAGTCCATGAGCCGTCAGCCCTCCTTCACTTACTCCGAGTGGACCGACACTAAGCCGGAAGACCTCTTCGACCTGGACCCTGTCCCTGAGACACCAATCTTTGAATCCTTCATGGACATAAAGGCAGAGACTGACCCAGGCACCCTCACAGTGAAGCCAGTGGGGCTCCAGGAGAG GAGGGGCTCCAACGTATCTCTGACCCTGGACATGTGTACTCCAGGCTGCACTGAGCCCTACGGGGCACTCCTGTCACCAGGGGAGCAGTCCGCGCGAGAATATCTCCAAAAGGCCTCTAACGTTCTCACTGCCACCCAGCTGCACAGCCGTGCCCTGGACGACGCTGCCCTGCAGGCCGAATTCTTT GAGACTCCCATGAACTTTGTGGATCCCAAGGAATACAGCTACCCAGGAATTGTGAGAAAGAACCGTTACAAAACCATCCTCCCAA ATAAGCACAGCAGAGTTTGCCTTAAAACAATAGAAGAAGATGACTTCCTCAACACCTACATCAACGCGAATTATCTGAAA GGTTATGGAGGGGAGGAGAGGACCTACATCGCCACCCAGGGCCCCACAGTGAACACCGTCAGTGACTTCTGGAAGATGGTTTGGCAGGAGCACTCGCCCATCATCGTTATGATCACCAACGTTGAGGAGAAGAATGAG AAATGTACAGAATACTGGCCAGAGGACAGTGTGACCTACGAAGGGATTGAAATCACCGTCACTCAAGTGATACAGGCCAATGACTACAGACTGAGGATCTTCTCTCTTAAG TGCAATGACGAGGTACGCAGTCTCAGGCACTACTGGTATACGTCTTGGCCCGACCAGAAGACCCCGGACAAGGCTCCGCCACTGCTGgagctggtggagaaagtggagaAGGCGCGGCAACAGGCCCCGCCCGACAGCGGCCCCGTCATCGTCCACTGCAG CGCAGGAATCGGTCGCACTGGATGCTTCATCGCCACCACCATCCTCTGCAAACAGCTGATGAACGAAGGGATGGTGGACATTCTGAAGACCACTTGTCAGCTTCGCTTGGATAG GGGAGGCATGATCCAGACACCTGAGCAGTATCAGTTCGTGCACCATGTTCTCAGTCTCTATGAGAGGCAATTGTTCTGTTCTGCTGAGGAATAG
- the LOC125706692 gene encoding tyrosine-protein phosphatase non-receptor type 5-like isoform X2 — protein MHKIHYCLKALFPGSLPTVPNSRRQSMSRQPSFTYSEWTDTKPEDLFDLDPVPETPIFESFMDIKAETDPGTLTVKPVGLQERRGSNVSLTLDMCTPGCTEPYGALLSPGEQSAREYLQKASNVLTATQLHSRALDDAALQAEFFETPMNFVDPKEYSYPGIVRKNRYKTILPNKHSRVCLKTIEEDDFLNTYINANYLKGYGGEERTYIATQGPTVNTVSDFWKMVWQEHSPIIVMITNVEEKNEKCTEYWPEDSVTYEGIEITVTQVIQANDYRLRIFSLKCNDEVRSLRHYWYTSWPDQKTPDKAPPLLELVEKVEKARQQAPPDSGPVIVHCSAGIGRTGCFIATTILCKQLMNEGMVDILKTTCQLRLDRGGMIQTPEQYQFVHHVLSLYERQLFCSAEE, from the exons ATGCATAAG ATCCACTACTGTCTGAAAGCCCTGTTCCCTGGCAGCCTCCCCACTGTCCCCAACAGCCGGCGTCAGTCCATGAGCCGTCAGCCCTCCTTCACTTACTCCGAGTGGACCGACACTAAGCCGGAAGACCTCTTCGACCTGGACCCTGTCCCTGAGACACCAATCTTTGAATCCTTCATGGACATAAAGGCAGAGACTGACCCAGGCACCCTCACAGTGAAGCCAGTGGGGCTCCAGGAGAG GAGGGGCTCCAACGTATCTCTGACCCTGGACATGTGTACTCCAGGCTGCACTGAGCCCTACGGGGCACTCCTGTCACCAGGGGAGCAGTCCGCGCGAGAATATCTCCAAAAGGCCTCTAACGTTCTCACTGCCACCCAGCTGCACAGCCGTGCCCTGGACGACGCTGCCCTGCAGGCCGAATTCTTT GAGACTCCCATGAACTTTGTGGATCCCAAGGAATACAGCTACCCAGGAATTGTGAGAAAGAACCGTTACAAAACCATCCTCCCAA ATAAGCACAGCAGAGTTTGCCTTAAAACAATAGAAGAAGATGACTTCCTCAACACCTACATCAACGCGAATTATCTGAAA GGTTATGGAGGGGAGGAGAGGACCTACATCGCCACCCAGGGCCCCACAGTGAACACCGTCAGTGACTTCTGGAAGATGGTTTGGCAGGAGCACTCGCCCATCATCGTTATGATCACCAACGTTGAGGAGAAGAATGAG AAATGTACAGAATACTGGCCAGAGGACAGTGTGACCTACGAAGGGATTGAAATCACCGTCACTCAAGTGATACAGGCCAATGACTACAGACTGAGGATCTTCTCTCTTAAG TGCAATGACGAGGTACGCAGTCTCAGGCACTACTGGTATACGTCTTGGCCCGACCAGAAGACCCCGGACAAGGCTCCGCCACTGCTGgagctggtggagaaagtggagaAGGCGCGGCAACAGGCCCCGCCCGACAGCGGCCCCGTCATCGTCCACTGCAG CGCAGGAATCGGTCGCACTGGATGCTTCATCGCCACCACCATCCTCTGCAAACAGCTGATGAACGAAGGGATGGTGGACATTCTGAAGACCACTTGTCAGCTTCGCTTGGATAG GGGAGGCATGATCCAGACACCTGAGCAGTATCAGTTCGTGCACCATGTTCTCAGTCTCTATGAGAGGCAATTGTTCTGTTCTGCTGAGGAATAG